Proteins encoded in a region of the Perca fluviatilis chromosome 8, GENO_Pfluv_1.0, whole genome shotgun sequence genome:
- the tpm1 gene encoding tropomyosin alpha-1 chain isoform X12, whose translation MAGATSLDAVKRKIKSLQDQADGAEDRAERLQKELLAERKTREQAEGDVASLNRRIQLVEEELDRAQERLATALTKLEEAEKAADESERGMKVIENRAMKDEEKMELQEIQLKEAKHIAEEADRKYEEVARKLVIIEGDLERTEERAELSEGRARRAEEELRVLEQSMKSLNSSVTQYSQKEDKYEEEIKVLTDKLKEAETRAEFAERSVAKLEKTIDDLEDELYAQKLKYKAISEELDHALNDMTSI comes from the exons ATGGCCGGAGCTACATCGCTTGATGCAGTCAAACGAAAGATCAAATCTTTGCAAGATCAGGCAGACGGTGCTGAAGACAGAGCCGAGAGATTACAGAAGGAGTTGCTTGCGGAGAGGAAAACCAGGGAACAA GCTGAGGGAGATGTCGCTTCCCTTAACAGACGTATCCAGCTGGTTGAGGAGGAGTTGGATCGTGCTCAGGAGCGTCTGGCCACTGCCCTGACCaagctggaggaggctgagaaGGCTGCTGATGAGAGTGAGAG AGGCATGAAGGTCATTGAGAACAGGGCCATGAAGGACGAGGAGAAGATGGAGCTGCAGGAGATCCAGCTCAAAGAGGCCAAGCACATCGCTGAGGAGGCTGACCGCAAATATGAGGAG GTGGCCCGTAAGCTGGTCATCATTGAGGGTGACCTGGAGCGTACAGAGGAGCGCGCTGAGCTGTCAGAAGG ACGGGCTCGGAGAGCAGAGGAGGAACTGAGGGTTTTGGAGCAAAGCATGAAATCACTAAACTCCTCAGTCACACAG TACTCACAGAAGGAGGACAAATACGAGGAGGAGATCAAGGTCCTCACCGACAAGCTGAAGGAG GCTGAGACTCGTGCTGAGTTCGCTGAGAGATCAGTAGCCAAGCTTGAGAAGACCATTGATGACTTGGAAG ATGAGTTGTATGCCCAGAAACTGAAGTACAAGGCCATCAGCGAGGAGCTGGACCACGCCCTCAACGACATGACTTCCAT ATAA
- the tpm1 gene encoding tropomyosin alpha-1 chain isoform X10, producing MAGATSLDAVKRKIKSLQDQADGAEDRAERLQKELLAERKTREQAEGDVASLNRRIQLVEEELDRAQERLATALTKLEEAEKAADESERGMKVIENRAMKDEEKMELQEIQLKEAKHIAEEADRKYEEVARKLVIIEGDLERTEERAELSEGKCSELEEELKTVTNNLKSLEAQAEKYSQKEDKYEEEIKVLTDKLKEAETRAEFAERSVAKLEKTIDDLEDELYAQKLKYKAISEELDHALNDMTSI from the exons ATGGCCGGAGCTACATCGCTTGATGCAGTCAAACGAAAGATCAAATCTTTGCAAGATCAGGCAGACGGTGCTGAAGACAGAGCCGAGAGATTACAGAAGGAGTTGCTTGCGGAGAGGAAAACCAGGGAACAA GCTGAGGGAGATGTCGCTTCCCTTAACAGACGTATCCAGCTGGTTGAGGAGGAGTTGGATCGTGCTCAGGAGCGTCTGGCCACTGCCCTGACCaagctggaggaggctgagaaGGCTGCTGATGAGAGTGAGAG AGGCATGAAGGTCATTGAGAACAGGGCCATGAAGGACGAGGAGAAGATGGAGCTGCAGGAGATCCAGCTCAAAGAGGCCAAGCACATCGCTGAGGAGGCTGACCGCAAATATGAGGAG GTGGCCCGTAAGCTGGTCATCATTGAGGGTGACCTGGAGCGTACAGAGGAGCGCGCTGAGCTGTCAGAAGG CAAATGCTCTGAGCTTGAGGAAGAGCTGAAAACTGTGACCAACAACCTGAAGTCACTGGAAGCCCAGGCTGAGAAG TACTCACAGAAGGAGGACAAATACGAGGAGGAGATCAAGGTCCTCACCGACAAGCTGAAGGAG GCTGAGACTCGTGCTGAGTTCGCTGAGAGATCAGTAGCCAAGCTTGAGAAGACCATTGATGACTTGGAAG ATGAGTTGTATGCCCAGAAACTGAAGTACAAGGCCATCAGCGAGGAGCTGGACCACGCCCTCAACGACATGACTTCCAT ATAA